A genomic stretch from Leptotrichia sp. HSP-536 includes:
- a CDS encoding DUF4125 family protein yields the protein MEREISKKESFIRQILKREWEFFQNVHHTEGRAECQDNPQEFEIMRRSQWETLPDEILESYLEDLILAKHRDENIVQDKYARMMKYSSPKEYEIIKGYLPEISQEKEELVQKIVEIYLHWEEEIIQKYPKVTAKGRPLHSEFDTPNHTSIETYLKGELSSYSIKTLKLYYNYIQNCVANKINLAENNLENIVLEKGYKTIEEVEESL from the coding sequence ATGGAAAGAGAAATTAGTAAAAAAGAAAGTTTTATTCGGCAAATTTTAAAAAGGGAATGGGAATTTTTTCAAAATGTGCACCATACGGAAGGAAGAGCAGAATGTCAAGATAATCCGCAGGAATTTGAAATTATGAGAAGAAGCCAATGGGAAACATTGCCTGATGAAATCCTGGAAAGTTATTTGGAAGACTTGATTTTGGCAAAACATCGTGATGAAAACATTGTTCAGGATAAATATGCCAGAATGATGAAATACAGCTCGCCAAAGGAATATGAAATAATTAAGGGTTACTTGCCTGAAATCTCGCAGGAGAAAGAAGAATTGGTGCAAAAAATAGTAGAAATTTATTTGCATTGGGAAGAAGAAATAATACAAAAATATCCAAAAGTTACAGCAAAAGGGCGACCACTTCATTCGGAATTTGACACGCCAAATCATACTTCAATTGAAACTTACTTAAAAGGAGAACTGTCTTCGTATTCAATAAAAACTTTGAAATTGTATTATAATTATATTCAAAATTGTGTTGCGAATAAAATAAATTTGGCGGAAAATAATTTGGAAAATATTGTGCTGGAAAAAGGTTATAAGACAATTGAAGAAGTGGAAGAAAGTTTGTAA
- a CDS encoding DUF4037 domain-containing protein produces MDSNKIKGLELSKKYFEEVYLPVIKSEFPEVFEKMAAGLAGEGSECFGFDDEISQDHDFGPSCCIWLNSEDYEKYGLNLQKRLNELPKEFLGFRALNVSEFGDGRRGVLNTEDWFFKFLGDVKAPENLYDWRLIPEELLATAVNGEIFMDNLGKFTKIRSDLENYFPEDIRLNKIATRCMKMAQSGQYNYLRCMKRNEVVAARLAETEFINEAIHMIFLLNKKYKLFYKWMPRALKNLKILGEKTYFLIEELVKLPTGAVNRKFQIIEEISADVITEMKNQDIVPRQLTSDFLQDYGPFVQHKIEDEKLRNWNPAMD; encoded by the coding sequence ATGGATTCAAATAAAATAAAAGGACTGGAACTTTCAAAAAAATATTTTGAAGAAGTTTATTTGCCAGTTATAAAAAGTGAATTTCCAGAAGTTTTTGAGAAAATGGCGGCTGGACTTGCGGGAGAAGGTTCCGAGTGTTTTGGGTTTGATGATGAAATTTCGCAGGATCATGACTTTGGGCCGTCCTGCTGTATTTGGTTGAATTCGGAAGATTATGAAAAATATGGACTAAATTTGCAAAAAAGGCTTAATGAATTGCCAAAAGAGTTTTTGGGATTTAGAGCATTGAATGTGAGCGAGTTTGGAGATGGACGGCGTGGGGTTCTTAATACGGAAGACTGGTTTTTCAAGTTTTTGGGAGATGTGAAGGCACCTGAGAACTTGTATGATTGGCGATTAATCCCGGAAGAATTACTAGCAACGGCGGTTAATGGAGAAATTTTTATGGATAATTTGGGAAAATTTACGAAAATTAGAAGTGATTTGGAAAATTATTTTCCAGAAGATATACGGCTTAACAAAATTGCCACAAGATGTATGAAAATGGCACAGTCTGGGCAATATAACTATTTGCGGTGCATGAAAAGGAATGAAGTTGTGGCGGCAAGGCTTGCGGAAACTGAGTTTATAAATGAAGCTATTCATATGATTTTTTTATTAAATAAAAAATATAAACTTTTTTACAAATGGATGCCGAGAGCCTTGAAAAATCTGAAAATTTTGGGAGAAAAAACGTATTTTCTGATTGAAGAACTGGTAAAATTACCAACTGGTGCGGTTAATCGGAAATTTCAGATTATTGAGGAAATAAGTGCCGACGTAATTACGGAAATGAAAAATCAAGATATTGTTCCAAGACAATTAACAAGCGACTTTTTACAGGATTATGGACCTTTTGTGCAACATAAAATTGAAGATGAGAAATTAAGAAACTGGAATCCTGCGATGGATTAA
- a CDS encoding zinc ribbon domain-containing protein YjdM, with product MSLPNCPKCGSDYVYEDGNMLVCPECFYEWSGNGEESGEENIVKDSNGNILQDGDSVIIIKDLKVKGASSDLKRGTKVKNIRLIDDGIHNIDCKIDGFGAMKLKSEFVKKI from the coding sequence ATGAGTTTACCAAATTGTCCCAAATGTGGATCAGATTATGTTTATGAGGACGGAAATATGCTAGTTTGTCCAGAATGTTTTTACGAATGGTCTGGAAATGGAGAAGAAAGCGGTGAGGAAAACATTGTAAAAGATTCAAACGGAAATATTTTGCAGGATGGGGACAGTGTCATAATTATTAAGGATTTAAAAGTAAAAGGTGCATCATCAGATTTAAAACGAGGAACAAAAGTTAAAAATATAAGATTAATTGACGATGGGATTCATAATATCGACTGTAAAATAGATGGTTTTGGAGCGATGAAACTGAAATCGGAATTTGTAAAAAAAATATAA
- a CDS encoding LysR family transcriptional regulator → MDVHHLKIFFEACKEKSFTKAAKNLFISQSAVSIQIKKLETKLGIQLIERNSKNFRLTFAGKELYRMSKDVFDKILRVEKEMEKISHYGKGKICIGATHNIGEPVLPRIMVEFKKHNPEIEFDLYIKNRESLVKHLKEGTVDIALMEEYFIEDKEIKVIETEEYPFVVVAGKEISDYKELKEMQLLKRDTVLTSKYLDLFEKIIGFNFENRIVINGSIETMKNLIKSGLGFAVLPYYSVYEEIEKGALKVIHNFEKSEDKFQIAYIRENGEKPGISKFVKFVKDYKITPALFSVKNK, encoded by the coding sequence GTGGATGTACATCATTTAAAAATTTTCTTTGAAGCTTGCAAGGAAAAAAGCTTTACTAAAGCTGCAAAAAATTTATTTATAAGTCAATCTGCGGTATCAATACAAATAAAAAAATTGGAAACAAAATTGGGAATCCAGCTTATCGAAAGAAATTCTAAAAATTTTAGGCTGACTTTTGCTGGAAAAGAACTTTATCGAATGTCAAAGGATGTTTTTGACAAGATTTTGCGAGTAGAAAAGGAAATGGAAAAAATTTCACATTATGGCAAGGGGAAAATTTGCATAGGAGCAACTCACAATATTGGAGAACCTGTACTGCCGAGAATTATGGTGGAATTTAAAAAGCATAATCCTGAAATTGAATTTGATTTGTATATTAAAAATCGTGAATCGCTTGTAAAACATTTGAAGGAAGGAACGGTTGACATTGCTTTAATGGAAGAATATTTCATTGAGGATAAGGAAATAAAGGTTATCGAAACTGAGGAATATCCATTTGTCGTTGTGGCAGGAAAGGAAATATCGGATTACAAGGAATTGAAGGAAATGCAGCTATTAAAGCGGGATACTGTGTTGACAAGCAAATATCTGGATTTATTTGAAAAAATAATAGGCTTTAATTTTGAAAATAGGATTGTTATAAATGGAAGTATTGAAACGATGAAAAACCTTATAAAAAGTGGACTTGGTTTTGCCGTTCTACCGTATTACAGCGTTTATGAGGAAATCGAAAAAGGTGCATTAAAAGTCATTCATAACTTTGAAAAATCCGAAGACAAGTTCCAAATTGCCTATATTCGTGAAAATGGAGAAAAACCCGGAATTTCCAAATTTGTAAAATTTGTGAAGGATTACAAGATTACTCCAGCATTATTTTCAGTAAAAAATAAATAG
- a CDS encoding MliC family protein, producing MKLLKKSMLVLSVMTLIGGMSFAATAKKRTGKRPAARKVASESYTCGSERITVSYPATNAAKVVTKAGNVYNLKVAVSGSGSRYVSKNGNVEFFKGGKDAIYRGPNGIEKSCTRR from the coding sequence ATGAAATTATTAAAAAAATCTATGTTAGTATTGTCTGTAATGACATTAATCGGAGGAATGAGCTTTGCTGCAACAGCTAAAAAAAGAACAGGTAAAAGACCTGCAGCAAGAAAGGTAGCTTCAGAATCATATACTTGCGGTTCTGAAAGAATAACAGTTTCTTATCCAGCTACAAACGCTGCTAAAGTAGTGACTAAAGCAGGAAATGTTTATAACCTTAAAGTAGCAGTATCAGGTAGTGGATCAAGATACGTTTCTAAAAATGGAAATGTAGAATTCTTCAAAGGTGGAAAAGATGCTATTTATAGAGGACCTAATGGTATTGAAAAATCTTGCACAAGAAGATAA
- a CDS encoding tetratricopeptide repeat protein: MSNIFEKKVRINELTNLRKELMQQGNVVEEVKVLKELAELTQEVFGEESDENIKILNEVGGTLKYVGEFDTAKDALLKAQGFIEKKYGKDSIPYATCSLNLAEVYRFMKKYDETEDMYINTMKIYENNNLQNDYVYASVCNNLALFYQELERYEEAIELQEKSLEVLEKVGENPIQYAITLSNLVQPYLKVKNKEKAEEYLQKSLELIEKEVGKTHNLYAAVLNNMATFYFAENEYEKALELFEKSAEICEKTFGKESNNYKNILENIEVVKEKMV, translated from the coding sequence ATGTCAAATATATTTGAAAAAAAAGTCAGAATAAATGAATTGACAAACTTGAGAAAAGAACTTATGCAACAGGGGAATGTTGTGGAAGAAGTTAAAGTATTAAAGGAATTAGCAGAACTTACACAAGAGGTTTTTGGTGAGGAAAGTGATGAGAATATTAAAATTTTGAATGAAGTTGGGGGAACTCTTAAATATGTTGGGGAGTTTGACACGGCAAAAGATGCTTTGCTGAAGGCACAAGGATTTATTGAGAAAAAGTATGGAAAAGACAGTATTCCGTATGCGACTTGCAGCCTGAACTTGGCGGAAGTTTACAGATTTATGAAAAAGTATGATGAAACTGAAGATATGTATATTAATACTATGAAAATTTATGAAAATAATAATTTACAGAATGACTATGTTTATGCGAGTGTATGCAATAATTTGGCTTTGTTTTATCAGGAACTTGAAAGATACGAGGAAGCGATTGAATTGCAGGAAAAAAGTCTGGAAGTATTGGAAAAAGTCGGAGAAAATCCTATTCAGTATGCAATTACGCTAAGTAATCTTGTACAGCCTTATTTGAAAGTGAAAAACAAGGAAAAAGCTGAAGAATATTTGCAAAAATCGTTGGAATTAATTGAAAAGGAAGTTGGAAAAACTCATAACTTGTATGCAGCAGTCCTTAACAATATGGCAACTTTTTATTTTGCAGAAAATGAATATGAAAAAGCATTGGAACTGTTTGAGAAAAGTGCTGAAATTTGTGAAAAGACGTTTGGAAAAGAAAGCAATAATTACAAGAATATTTTGGAAAATATTGAAGTTGTGAAGGAAAAAATGGTTTAG
- a CDS encoding class I SAM-dependent methyltransferase, translated as MIRTNEEKFLKKLKENINIESLKGDEKIFSYVNGNYLAGDNEKYMNMYDKLSFWYDFGEKWIGLLRYGNTISEMRKNLMEHLEWKNGISVLYVSIGTGKDLNFIPQNVDLKSLDFTGIDISRGMLKKCHSIWKKRTNLTLVNCCAEDLPLKDNIFDIVFHVGGINFFTDKALAIKEMIRVSKSGSKIMIADETADFIGTQYEKSIFTKNYYRNTDFDLSEIQKCIPESVKEKKTDFLWNNRFYCITFRK; from the coding sequence ATGATAAGAACCAATGAGGAAAAATTTCTGAAAAAATTGAAAGAAAATATCAATATTGAAAGCTTAAAAGGAGATGAAAAAATATTTTCATATGTAAACGGAAATTATCTTGCAGGAGATAATGAAAAATATATGAATATGTATGATAAATTATCATTCTGGTATGATTTTGGTGAAAAATGGATAGGACTACTCAGATATGGGAATACAATTTCTGAAATGAGAAAAAATCTTATGGAACATCTGGAATGGAAAAATGGTATTTCTGTTTTGTACGTTTCCATCGGTACTGGAAAGGATTTAAATTTTATTCCACAGAATGTTGATTTAAAATCTTTAGATTTTACAGGTATAGACATTTCCCGTGGTATGTTAAAAAAATGCCATTCAATCTGGAAAAAAAGAACAAACCTCACATTAGTAAATTGCTGTGCGGAAGATTTACCTCTTAAGGACAATATTTTTGATATTGTTTTTCATGTAGGAGGAATTAATTTTTTTACTGACAAGGCTCTGGCTATAAAAGAAATGATTCGTGTATCAAAATCTGGTTCAAAAATAATGATAGCAGATGAAACCGCAGATTTTATCGGAACTCAATATGAGAAAAGTATTTTTACAAAAAATTACTACAGGAATACAGATTTTGATTTAAGTGAAATTCAGAAATGCATACCTGAAAGTGTAAAAGAAAAGAAGACAGACTTTTTATGGAATAACAGATTTTATTGTATTACATTCAGAAAATAG
- a CDS encoding cation diffusion facilitator family transporter → MKNEKTKTIDFKYHHIKHYKYQAQSKKTLVTSILLTLFFALIELFGGIFSGSLALISDSFHMFSDVVALLFSIIAVFFSAKKPNKNFTYGFLRIEIISAFINGLALMIISVGIVIEAIKRLFNPEHVDFFTMFTIAVIGLLVNIILMAVLIKSLKKEKNLNVKSALWHFLGDTLNSVGVIIAAIILKLTNLVIFDIIISIIISIVIFIGGFKIAKEAFFILMEAVPSDLDIDEIHAKILTISKIKDIHEFHLWNISEENISISFHILLNEYDGVNDYEIVNDVVKLLKNEYGIEHVTVQIENPEINPHL, encoded by the coding sequence ATGAAAAACGAAAAAACGAAAACAATTGATTTTAAATATCATCATATAAAGCATTACAAATATCAGGCTCAATCAAAAAAAACTTTGGTAACTTCAATTTTGCTGACATTATTTTTTGCATTAATTGAATTATTTGGCGGAATATTTAGTGGCTCGCTGGCACTTATTTCGGATTCATTTCACATGTTTTCGGATGTCGTTGCACTTCTGTTTAGCATTATTGCTGTATTTTTTTCAGCCAAAAAGCCAAACAAAAATTTTACTTACGGATTTTTGAGAATTGAGATAATTTCTGCATTCATAAATGGACTGGCTCTTATGATAATTTCGGTTGGAATAGTTATTGAAGCTATAAAACGGCTTTTCAATCCAGAGCATGTTGATTTTTTTACAATGTTCACAATTGCAGTAATTGGGCTTTTGGTTAATATTATTCTTATGGCTGTACTTATAAAAAGTTTGAAAAAAGAAAAAAATCTTAATGTGAAAAGTGCATTGTGGCATTTTTTAGGCGATACATTAAATTCTGTTGGAGTTATAATTGCCGCAATTATTTTGAAATTAACTAATCTTGTGATTTTTGACATAATTATTAGCATAATTATTAGCATTGTTATTTTTATTGGAGGTTTCAAAATTGCAAAAGAGGCGTTTTTTATTTTAATGGAAGCTGTTCCCAGCGATTTAGACATCGACGAAATTCATGCTAAAATTTTGACAATTAGTAAAATAAAGGATATTCATGAATTTCATTTATGGAATATTTCTGAAGAAAATATAAGTATCTCATTTCATATTTTACTTAATGAGTACGATGGTGTAAATGATTACGAGATCGTAAATGATGTGGTAAAACTTCTAAAAAATGAATACGGAATAGAGCATGTGACAGTTCAAATTGAAAATCCTGAAATAAATCCACATCTTTAG
- a CDS encoding type II secretion system protein, whose product MRIKGNNNGFTLVEVLLYISIMAILFMIISVNLQKQRQNQEFVIQKRNISQFIRKIQQYAQHNRKEYVLDFKISEKRAYFLDEKNGKKDIIDKMEISKNLSYMTNNSNKNSDFRRRTTNEGNFEKGFSVYLLDKKGEKIYYRISTNTINAAKYPIINIYRAKKPINLSDDYSKANLWEEEI is encoded by the coding sequence ATGAGAATAAAGGGGAATAACAATGGGTTTACACTCGTTGAGGTTTTGTTATACATTTCAATTATGGCAATTCTATTTATGATAATTTCTGTGAATTTACAAAAACAGAGGCAAAATCAGGAGTTTGTAATTCAAAAGAGGAATATTAGCCAGTTTATTAGAAAAATTCAGCAGTATGCACAGCACAACAGGAAGGAATATGTGCTGGATTTTAAAATATCTGAAAAGAGGGCCTATTTTTTGGATGAAAAAAATGGGAAAAAGGATATTATAGATAAAATGGAGATTTCCAAAAACTTATCTTATATGACAAATAATTCTAATAAAAATTCTGATTTTAGAAGACGTACCACAAATGAAGGGAATTTTGAAAAAGGATTTTCTGTTTATTTGCTGGACAAAAAGGGAGAAAAAATTTATTACAGAATTTCCACAAACACAATAAATGCGGCAAAATATCCGATTATAAATATTTACAGGGCTAAAAAGCCGATTAATCTTTCGGATGATTATTCAAAGGCTAACTTGTGGGAGGAGGAAATTTAA
- a CDS encoding MATE family efflux transporter, which produces MKKSVNVEKHRNIEYLKLAFGFTLSTLTVPLLNSVDTAVVGNLSNPVFIGGVTLGGTIFNTIYWLFGFLRVSTSGYSAKAFGESNRREEITVLVRPVLISVLLGIFFVLFQKPILWGFTHFFDADREITKYIAVYFNILIWGAPFVLLNYTFLGWIMGRKEIKKCLILQLMTNFVNIALDLYFVKVLKMDVAGVAFATLISQITTTLLSVFIILKTFSLKEIMHNVNLKEIFDKAEIKKVGAVNLDLVLRTVCLLVTTNLFLEKAAHNGKIILAANSILFQVQYLMSYIFDGFANASSVFSGIAVGEKDFRKLKWIMRKSIHFCVIISVFLSTAFILGGEKLLLFYTKNTEVINTANQYKMWIVVFPIVVSFGLVIYGNFTGATETSYIRNSMLQSLVFFLIVYFTVIPVYQNHGLWLSFIVFSLARSLFLMRYVKKFLEKYKSKLNRRTSINSAI; this is translated from the coding sequence ATGAAAAAAAGTGTAAATGTAGAAAAACATAGGAATATAGAATATTTAAAATTAGCATTTGGATTTACATTGTCAACGCTGACAGTTCCTTTACTAAATTCTGTTGACACAGCAGTTGTAGGAAATCTTTCAAATCCAGTCTTTATAGGCGGAGTAACACTTGGAGGAACGATTTTTAATACAATTTATTGGCTTTTTGGCTTTTTACGTGTCAGCACATCGGGATATTCTGCAAAAGCTTTTGGAGAAAGTAACAGAAGAGAAGAAATTACAGTTCTAGTACGTCCAGTGTTAATTTCCGTTTTATTGGGAATTTTCTTTGTTTTGTTTCAAAAACCTATTTTATGGGGATTTACACATTTTTTTGATGCTGACAGGGAAATTACGAAATATATAGCAGTCTATTTTAATATTTTGATATGGGGAGCACCGTTTGTGCTCCTAAATTATACATTTTTAGGCTGGATAATGGGGCGTAAGGAAATAAAAAAATGTCTAATTTTGCAGCTTATGACAAATTTTGTAAATATTGCCCTAGACTTATATTTTGTAAAAGTTCTGAAAATGGATGTTGCAGGAGTGGCATTTGCTACTTTAATTTCTCAAATAACAACAACTCTTTTATCAGTTTTTATCATTTTAAAGACTTTTTCATTAAAGGAAATTATGCATAACGTGAATTTGAAGGAAATTTTTGACAAAGCTGAAATAAAAAAGGTTGGAGCGGTAAATTTAGATTTAGTATTAAGAACAGTATGTCTTTTGGTAACAACAAATTTATTTTTGGAAAAAGCTGCACACAATGGAAAAATTATATTGGCTGCAAATTCCATATTATTTCAGGTTCAATATTTGATGTCGTACATTTTTGATGGTTTTGCCAACGCTTCAAGCGTATTTTCGGGTATAGCAGTTGGAGAGAAAGATTTTAGAAAACTAAAATGGATAATGAGAAAGTCAATTCATTTTTGCGTCATAATATCAGTATTTTTAAGTACAGCATTTATTTTAGGCGGTGAAAAGTTGTTATTATTTTACACAAAGAATACGGAAGTTATAAACACTGCAAATCAGTATAAAATGTGGATAGTTGTATTTCCGATAGTTGTAAGTTTTGGATTAGTAATTTATGGAAATTTTACAGGTGCAACAGAAACATCGTACATAAGAAATTCAATGTTACAATCGTTAGTATTTTTCCTAATAGTGTATTTTACAGTAATACCAGTATATCAAAATCATGGATTATGGCTATCTTTCATAGTTTTTTCATTAGCAAGATCACTATTTTTAATGAGATATGTAAAAAAATTTCTGGAAAAATATAAATCGAAATTGAATAGAAGAACATCGATAAATAGTGCTATTTAA
- a CDS encoding DUF4037 domain-containing protein: MVEQLFKELSLLEEVEAIALGGSRAGENYDEKSDYDVYLYVNSSISEEKRKNILKNFCSYMEIGNSFWEYEDNCVLNNGIEIDILYRDMKDFMKGIERVVVECQPSNSYTTCMWHNLITCKILYDKTRKLEKYKNKYSINYPKQLKENIIKRQLELIDSSMPAYPNQIKKAISRKDFVSINHRTTEFLASYFDLLFAINEVTHPGEKRLVQLCKKQCKILPENFEENLNSLFSHMYSEENQSLLMSDIENIVNNIKKISH, encoded by the coding sequence ATGGTAGAACAATTATTTAAAGAACTATCTTTATTGGAAGAAGTTGAAGCAATTGCATTAGGAGGCTCACGAGCGGGAGAAAATTATGATGAAAAATCAGATTACGATGTTTATCTTTACGTAAATTCTTCAATTAGTGAAGAAAAAAGAAAAAATATTCTAAAAAATTTTTGCAGTTATATGGAAATTGGGAACAGCTTTTGGGAATACGAAGACAATTGTGTTTTAAACAATGGAATCGAGATTGATATTCTTTACCGAGATATGAAAGATTTTATGAAAGGCATCGAAAGAGTTGTTGTTGAATGTCAGCCAAGCAATTCCTACACAACTTGCATGTGGCATAATTTAATCACTTGCAAAATTTTATATGATAAAACTAGGAAACTTGAAAAATACAAAAATAAATATTCAATAAATTACCCAAAACAGCTAAAAGAAAATATCATAAAAAGACAGCTGGAATTAATCGATTCTTCAATGCCAGCATACCCAAACCAAATAAAAAAAGCAATTTCAAGAAAAGATTTTGTTAGCATAAACCACAGAACAACTGAATTTCTAGCTTCTTATTTTGATTTATTATTCGCAATAAATGAAGTAACACATCCAGGTGAAAAACGATTGGTTCAACTTTGTAAAAAACAATGCAAAATATTACCTGAAAATTTTGAAGAAAATCTAAATTCTCTTTTTTCACATATGTATTCAGAAGAAAATCAATCTTTGTTAATGAGTGATATAGAAAATATTGTAAATAATATAAAAAAGATTTCTCACTAA
- a CDS encoding ComEC/Rec2 family competence protein produces the protein MKNGGNVENNITTGQNSKKRDFENIRFRKIVKKSDRKENFKNYGNTKISKNSDNGKTQENVNKFENKEFDKYILEMKKLREKEARKKYIKSELSRRKQNLVKFFNMEIGIEEVKRTWQFGILILAGIFLFAFYLNFVTFKGELSGEKTFYVKIDGNRGSVLKVNNKYLKSQASIENKKGLEYGFYLMRYKIKKAVNKNGNIKIEGKLLGYKESRLNGVRKYILEIFDNLFITEENLYAFSRAAVLGEKAEVSKDMKDKFKYTGLAHLIVISGTHISLVVIGIVKILDGLSLGYRFKYLMALAALTFYCALIGFSPGILRAYIMGAMMILARILFEQEDSKKSLLVSFIVIIVLNPYSLFDISMQLSYVAVVAIIFVNPEFKKIYQEKILDKIKNEVLRNTVDLIFLSLTIQITSIPLFLYYFEKLPLFSFLLNIVGIPIGTVVIQCLFFAVLLNIFKLSLFNGIVVFITEVIFKAFEGFIYAGSKIPLLQMNINGKAPLWTVFAYYEMLFFITFFVMPLFTAKINPNENYDNKHIL, from the coding sequence ATGAAAAATGGGGGAAATGTTGAGAATAATATAACAACTGGACAAAACAGTAAAAAAAGAGATTTTGAGAATATAAGATTTCGTAAAATTGTGAAAAAGTCAGATAGAAAAGAAAATTTTAAAAATTATGGGAATACAAAAATAAGTAAAAATAGTGATAATGGTAAAACTCAAGAAAATGTAAATAAATTTGAAAATAAGGAATTTGATAAATATATTCTGGAAATGAAAAAATTGAGGGAGAAAGAGGCTAGAAAAAAGTATATAAAATCTGAACTTTCACGCAGGAAACAAAATTTAGTAAAATTTTTTAATATGGAAATAGGAATTGAAGAAGTGAAAAGAACTTGGCAATTTGGAATTTTAATTTTGGCAGGGATTTTTTTGTTTGCGTTTTATTTGAATTTTGTTACTTTTAAGGGGGAACTTTCTGGAGAAAAGACATTTTATGTAAAGATTGACGGAAATCGTGGAAGTGTCCTGAAAGTTAATAATAAATATTTGAAAAGTCAGGCGAGTATTGAGAATAAGAAAGGTCTTGAATATGGATTTTATCTTATGCGGTACAAAATTAAAAAAGCTGTGAATAAAAATGGGAATATTAAGATTGAAGGGAAACTGCTGGGATATAAAGAATCACGATTAAATGGCGTTCGTAAATACATTTTGGAGATTTTTGATAATTTATTTATAACTGAAGAAAATTTGTATGCTTTTTCACGTGCTGCAGTTCTGGGAGAAAAGGCGGAAGTTTCTAAGGATATGAAGGATAAGTTTAAATATACGGGACTTGCTCATTTGATTGTAATTTCTGGAACTCATATAAGTCTGGTTGTGATTGGGATTGTGAAAATTTTGGATGGACTGTCGCTAGGGTATAGGTTTAAATATCTGATGGCACTTGCAGCACTTACTTTCTATTGTGCATTAATTGGCTTTTCTCCAGGAATTTTGCGTGCTTATATTATGGGAGCGATGATGATTTTGGCAAGGATTCTTTTTGAGCAGGAAGATAGTAAAAAATCCCTGCTGGTGTCGTTTATTGTTATAATTGTGCTAAATCCATATTCACTTTTTGATATTTCAATGCAGCTTTCATACGTAGCAGTTGTGGCAATAATATTTGTAAATCCTGAATTTAAGAAAATTTATCAGGAAAAAATTTTGGATAAAATAAAAAACGAAGTTTTGAGAAATACTGTAGATTTGATATTTTTAAGTTTAACAATACAAATTACAAGTATTCCATTATTTTTGTATTATTTTGAAAAACTACCATTATTTTCATTTTTATTAAACATTGTAGGAATACCGATTGGAACAGTTGTTATACAATGTTTATTTTTTGCAGTGCTTTTAAATATTTTTAAATTATCTTTATTTAATGGAATAGTAGTTTTTATTACAGAAGTTATTTTTAAGGCTTTTGAGGGATTTATTTATGCTGGAAGCAAAATTCCGCTTTTACAGATGAATATTAATGGAAAAGCACCATTATGGACAGTTTTTGCATATTATGAAATGTTATTTTTTATAACATTTTTTGTAATGCCATTGTTTACTGCAAAAATTAATCCAAATGAAAATTATGATAATAAACATATTTTATAA
- the gmhA gene encoding D-sedoheptulose 7-phosphate isomerase, with protein MLKEDIRNSYLTAFETVKAFVENEENIEKTEKIAQKLAQAYKNGKKSLIAGNGGSNCDAMHFAEEFTGRFRKDRKALPSISISDSSHITCVGNDYGFDFIFVKGVEAFGQEGDFFFGISTSGNSKNIIEAVKSAKERNLNTVALLGKDGGKLKGVCDYEFIIPGETSDRIQEVHMMILHIIIEGVERILFPENY; from the coding sequence ATGTTAAAAGAAGACATTAGAAATTCGTATTTGACAGCTTTCGAAACTGTAAAGGCATTCGTAGAAAATGAGGAAAATATTGAAAAAACAGAAAAAATTGCACAAAAACTGGCACAAGCGTACAAAAATGGTAAAAAATCGCTTATTGCAGGAAATGGTGGAAGTAACTGTGATGCAATGCACTTTGCTGAAGAATTTACAGGAAGATTTAGAAAAGACAGAAAAGCGTTGCCATCTATAAGTATTAGCGATTCTTCGCATATTACATGTGTTGGAAACGACTATGGATTTGACTTTATTTTTGTAAAAGGCGTGGAAGCGTTTGGGCAAGAAGGTGATTTTTTCTTTGGAATTTCAACTTCGGGAAATTCTAAAAATATAATTGAAGCTGTTAAATCGGCTAAGGAAAGAAATTTAAATACAGTGGCATTACTTGGAAAAGATGGTGGAAAATTGAAGGGAGTATGTGACTATGAATTCATAATTCCTGGAGAAACATCAGACAGGATTCAGGAAGTTCACATGATGATTTTACACATTATAATTGAAGGCGTGGAAAGAATTTTATTTCCTGAAAACTACTAA